The Metabacillus schmidteae genome has a segment encoding these proteins:
- a CDS encoding MBL fold metallo-hydrolase yields MKQIGPVKLIEGPSKSKVPFSRSLYIEGSAEKVLIDTGADSTLLKQIQADSGVDLVINTHYHPDHTRHNVLFHETEKWINTIEFHMPLTIEGIAKANGIFQEWGPEGVKKWEKEIPEIWIKSLTQINGFYEYEKQYSFGNIHVHFLHTPGHTKGFCCPYFPDLGIVFTGDYDMTSFGPWYNGTDGSIEEFISSAKRLLSLDAKYYITGHQKGTFQKNEFHHAMINYLSIIDHRDEVIEKFVQKGISFDELTRIGIFYPKHALEHSLFMTWERSGIRKHLSRLGYTVVDSEIKRIMVKK; encoded by the coding sequence ATGAAACAAATTGGTCCGGTAAAATTAATTGAAGGTCCATCCAAAAGTAAAGTTCCTTTTTCAAGAAGTCTTTATATTGAAGGATCTGCTGAAAAAGTATTAATCGACACTGGTGCAGATTCAACCCTATTAAAGCAGATTCAAGCGGATTCGGGTGTTGATTTGGTTATAAATACACATTATCACCCTGATCATACTCGTCATAATGTTCTTTTTCATGAAACTGAAAAGTGGATTAATACAATTGAATTTCATATGCCCCTGACGATAGAAGGAATTGCAAAAGCAAATGGAATTTTTCAAGAATGGGGTCCTGAAGGTGTAAAGAAATGGGAAAAAGAAATTCCTGAAATATGGATAAAAAGTCTAACTCAGATTAACGGATTTTATGAATATGAAAAACAATATTCATTTGGAAATATTCATGTTCATTTTTTACATACCCCTGGTCATACAAAAGGGTTTTGCTGTCCTTACTTTCCTGATTTAGGGATTGTCTTTACAGGTGATTATGATATGACATCTTTTGGGCCCTGGTATAATGGCACAGATGGTAGCATTGAAGAATTTATTTCCTCAGCCAAGCGCCTGCTTTCTCTAGATGCAAAATACTATATCACCGGACATCAAAAAGGGACATTTCAAAAGAATGAATTTCACCATGCTATGATCAATTACCTTTCAATTATTGATCATCGTGATGAAGTAATTGAAAAATTTGTCCAAAAGGGCATTTCATTCGATGAGTTAACAAGAATTGGTATTTTTTATCCGAAACATGCATTAGAGCATTCACTTTTTATGACATGGGAACGAAGCGGTATTCGTAAACACCTATCTCGACTTGGCTATACCGTAGTTGACTCCGAAATCAAACGCATAATGGTAAAAAAATAA
- a CDS encoding DMT family transporter produces the protein MMFKGKKIAASLYATMSITFWGVSFVSTKAVLDKLDPFTLLVIRFGIGAVFLFLLLMVLKEKLSINITYIPHLLILGILGVFIHQVVQASALLTIDASSAGWMISLSPIFTVILSMVFLHEKMTFFKAIGMILALFGVLMVTTAGSEKSFEPALNLGYLLMLLSTLNWAIYSVLLKKLNIPLSPLVITFYMSLIGFILTLPFLIRNKGWESIPLLQAGEWVHLLFLGIFVSGVAYWYWAKALHVLEATQVSVFLYLEPLATLIAAVVLLHEKIVLISVLGGIIIIIGVVFVNGQLHYMLKFFHGRNKRP, from the coding sequence ATGATGTTTAAAGGGAAAAAGATTGCTGCATCTTTATATGCAACAATGTCGATTACATTCTGGGGTGTCTCATTTGTATCAACAAAAGCTGTGTTAGACAAGCTGGATCCTTTTACACTATTAGTCATAAGGTTTGGAATTGGTGCTGTTTTTCTTTTCCTCCTCTTAATGGTCCTAAAAGAGAAATTGTCTATCAATATAACCTATATTCCTCATTTACTTATTTTAGGGATATTGGGAGTTTTTATCCATCAAGTTGTACAAGCAAGTGCACTCCTCACAATAGATGCTTCATCTGCAGGATGGATGATTTCATTGTCGCCCATTTTTACGGTTATCTTATCCATGGTTTTTCTACACGAAAAAATGACTTTTTTCAAAGCCATTGGGATGATTCTCGCATTATTTGGTGTGTTAATGGTGACGACAGCTGGAAGTGAAAAATCATTTGAACCGGCTTTAAATCTTGGCTATTTACTCATGTTATTAAGCACGTTAAATTGGGCCATTTATTCGGTACTTCTGAAAAAATTAAATATACCATTGTCTCCGCTTGTAATTACGTTTTACATGAGTTTGATTGGATTTATACTAACCCTTCCTTTCTTAATACGGAATAAAGGCTGGGAATCCATTCCACTATTACAAGCAGGGGAATGGGTTCATTTATTGTTTTTAGGCATCTTTGTTTCAGGAGTAGCTTATTGGTATTGGGCAAAAGCACTTCACGTGTTAGAGGCCACACAAGTGTCTGTTTTTCTATATTTAGAACCATTAGCAACGTTGATTGCCGCTGTGGTATTACTACATGAAAAAATTGTTCTCATAAGTGTATTAGGAGGCATCATAATTATTATTGGAGTTGTTTTTGTCAACGGGCAGCTACATTATATGTTGAAATTTTTTCATGGAAGAAATAAACGACCATAA
- a CDS encoding branched-chain amino acid aminotransferase, producing MLKERLQKVVEQDNIELFEEEKALLENDGLLSNNQLSGLNVKESSSRFSEVYIERSLKETDELVSTETGSFLEKPLHDLKESMAEFIYVESKWFDVIGIDAISLEVDDVFGTYEAMFGLKLKKNEETKIRDYVNESRIGETIKYNLLFNQQDGLWDMNLTLDHIKGFDEKMTFGEVFCFIYKYLFRLVLQIEKK from the coding sequence TTGTTAAAGGAACGGTTACAAAAAGTAGTAGAGCAAGACAATATTGAATTATTTGAGGAAGAAAAAGCATTACTAGAGAACGATGGGTTACTTTCTAATAATCAGCTTTCAGGGTTAAACGTAAAAGAGTCGTCATCTAGATTTTCGGAGGTATATATTGAGAGAAGTCTGAAGGAAACAGATGAACTTGTCAGCACAGAAACAGGGAGTTTTTTAGAAAAGCCACTACATGATCTGAAAGAAAGTATGGCGGAATTTATTTATGTTGAATCAAAGTGGTTTGATGTGATCGGTATAGATGCCATTTCTTTGGAAGTAGATGATGTATTTGGCACCTATGAGGCAATGTTTGGCTTAAAGCTTAAGAAGAATGAAGAAACAAAAATCAGAGATTATGTAAATGAAAGCAGAATAGGTGAAACGATAAAATATAATCTGTTGTTTAACCAACAAGATGGGCTATGGGATATGAATCTTACGTTAGATCATATAAAAGGTTTTGATGAAAAGATGACATTCGGTGAGGTATTTTGTTTTATATATAAGTATTTATTCCGTTTGGTTTTACAAATAGAAAAAAAGTAG
- the ppnP gene encoding pyrimidine/purine nucleoside phosphorylase → MSSIENITIEKKANLYFEGKVTSRTLLFSDGTKKTLGIMQPGEYEFSTSMKEEMDIVSGRLDYKLQGEDWKTIDGQGVFYVPANESFLVKAHTVVDYCCSYLSE, encoded by the coding sequence ATGTCGAGTATTGAAAATATAACAATTGAAAAGAAAGCAAATCTTTATTTCGAAGGGAAAGTTACAAGTCGAACTCTTCTTTTTAGTGATGGAACGAAGAAAACATTGGGAATCATGCAACCTGGCGAATATGAATTTTCCACAAGTATGAAAGAAGAAATGGATATTGTTTCAGGGCGATTAGATTATAAATTACAAGGTGAAGATTGGAAAACAATTGATGGACAAGGTGTTTTTTATGTTCCGGCAAATGAATCTTTTCTGGTAAAGGCACATACCGTTGTTGATTATTGCTGTTCGTATTTAAGTGAATAA
- a CDS encoding cysteine dioxygenase: MHYQIRLDGILGKLQNPTSEQLKDALLEANVQLKELQPELGTSKGKPYYRKLIYQNEHVELLVMNWSELECAPHDHGHSFGWIQVLDGTAKNTVYKVNGDTLPLELFTEFQEQGKAFFAPKNGVHKMSVSNDGKLVTLHLYSPPITGMKVYDLKKCAACIVSDDCGAWWPEATRQKVKEIKLEKAAD; this comes from the coding sequence ATGCACTATCAAATACGACTTGATGGAATTTTAGGGAAATTGCAAAATCCTACAAGTGAACAGCTAAAAGATGCATTATTAGAGGCAAATGTTCAGCTTAAGGAATTACAACCTGAACTAGGGACGTCAAAGGGGAAACCGTATTATCGAAAATTAATTTATCAAAATGAACATGTTGAGCTGCTCGTTATGAATTGGTCTGAACTTGAATGTGCTCCACATGATCATGGTCATTCCTTTGGATGGATTCAAGTACTCGATGGAACGGCAAAAAACACAGTGTATAAAGTAAATGGTGACACCTTGCCACTAGAACTATTCACAGAATTTCAAGAGCAAGGAAAAGCATTTTTTGCACCTAAAAATGGTGTTCATAAAATGTCTGTATCAAATGATGGCAAATTAGTCACGCTCCACCTTTATTCACCACCAATAACCGGGATGAAGGTCTATGATTTAAAGAAATGTGCCGCATGTATCGTATCTGATGACTGTGGGGCATGGTGGCCAGAGGCTACAAGGCAAAAAGTAAAGGAAATAAAGCTAGAAAAAGCTGCAGATTAA
- a CDS encoding DUF1292 domain-containing protein, whose protein sequence is MDKIEVGEIFSITDENNEEHEVEVLAAITVEGTDYVAVGFVEDIRDETDEDIDVFFMKLDNEGDLSPIESDEEFEKISAVFDDILDEE, encoded by the coding sequence TATTTTCGATCACAGATGAAAACAATGAAGAACATGAAGTCGAGGTGCTTGCTGCCATAACAGTAGAGGGGACTGACTATGTTGCTGTTGGGTTTGTTGAAGATATTCGTGATGAAACGGATGAAGATATCGATGTATTTTTTATGAAGTTAGACAATGAGGGAGATTTATCCCCGATTGAAAGTGATGAAGAATTTGAAAAAATCTCAGCCGTTTTCGATGATATCCTGGATGAGGAATAA
- a CDS encoding exodeoxyribonuclease III has protein sequence MKLVSWNVNGIRACVKKGFLDYFHEVDADIFCIQETKMQEGQLDLELEGYYQYWNYALRKGYSGTAVFTKKKPIRVSYGVGENEEEAEGRIITLEYEDFYLINMYTPNSKRDLTRLEERLAWEEDVRSYLTMLDQVKPVILCGDLNVAHQEIDLKNPKSNKGNSGFTDEEREKMSRLLSVGFVDSFRHLYPDKTDVYSWWSYMSKVRERNIGWRIDYFIVSNKLKDQLIDSQIHCDILGSDHCPVCIEMNL, from the coding sequence ATGAAACTTGTATCATGGAATGTGAATGGAATTAGGGCTTGCGTGAAAAAGGGATTTTTAGATTATTTTCACGAGGTTGATGCAGATATTTTTTGTATTCAAGAAACAAAAATGCAGGAAGGGCAATTAGATTTAGAGCTTGAGGGATATTATCAATATTGGAATTATGCGCTCCGCAAAGGGTACTCAGGCACAGCTGTTTTTACAAAGAAAAAACCTATACGTGTTTCTTATGGTGTTGGAGAAAATGAAGAAGAAGCAGAAGGAAGAATCATTACGCTGGAATATGAAGACTTCTATTTAATAAACATGTATACACCAAATTCAAAACGTGACCTGACAAGACTTGAAGAAAGACTTGCTTGGGAAGAAGATGTAAGATCCTATCTTACAATGTTGGATCAAGTGAAACCTGTTATCTTATGTGGTGATTTAAATGTCGCACATCAGGAAATCGACTTAAAAAATCCTAAATCGAATAAAGGAAACTCGGGGTTTACAGATGAAGAAAGAGAAAAAATGTCCCGTTTATTAAGTGTTGGTTTCGTTGATAGTTTTAGACATTTGTATCCGGACAAAACAGATGTATATTCATGGTGGTCTTATATGAGTAAGGTTAGGGAAAGAAATATTGGGTGGAGAATTGACTATTTTATTGTTTCAAACAAATTGAAGGATCAATTGATTGATTCACAAATACATTGTGACATATTAGGAAGTGATCACTGTCCTGTTTGTATAGAGATGAATCTGTAG
- a CDS encoding AEC family transporter: protein MDSFNLQFLYCVLIISLGYILKRGNIIKEKDGEGLSRIIFNLTLPSLIIVTFSDITLEPSLFLLILAGFLYGILIGFLGLFVFRKKKKNVKGMLGMMVPGLNIGLFAYPLVEVIFGKEGITYFGMFDVGNAFIVFGLSYLIGSFYSNEEVKMDFKTIVSKMTKSIPLMTYILVVIINLVGLTLPSVIVDVAGIISGANMPLSLLLLGIYLNFSFDRSYVKLMLQYLGLRYGAGLLIGILCFFLLPFDDMFKYTLLLGFLLPTSMSVLPYSVEFEYNQKFVGTLSNLTIIISFILLWLLANLFI from the coding sequence TTGGACAGTTTTAATTTGCAATTTTTATATTGTGTTTTAATTATTTCACTAGGTTATATTTTAAAAAGAGGAAACATTATTAAGGAGAAAGATGGGGAAGGATTATCAAGAATTATTTTTAATCTCACCTTACCTTCTTTAATCATTGTTACTTTTTCTGATATAACATTAGAACCATCATTATTTCTACTCATTTTAGCTGGTTTTCTATATGGGATACTAATTGGGTTTTTAGGTCTTTTTGTTTTTCGTAAAAAGAAAAAAAATGTAAAAGGGATGCTGGGAATGATGGTACCCGGCTTAAATATCGGCCTATTTGCCTATCCGCTCGTTGAGGTTATCTTCGGGAAAGAGGGTATAACCTATTTTGGTATGTTTGATGTCGGGAATGCCTTTATTGTGTTTGGCTTAAGCTATTTAATAGGGAGCTTTTACTCAAATGAAGAAGTAAAAATGGATTTTAAGACAATTGTTTCAAAAATGACAAAGTCTATTCCGCTAATGACATATATTTTAGTTGTTATCATCAATTTAGTAGGTCTAACTTTGCCTTCAGTCATAGTAGATGTAGCAGGTATTATCTCGGGTGCTAATATGCCTTTATCTTTATTGCTTTTAGGAATCTATTTGAATTTTTCATTTGACAGAAGTTATGTCAAGTTGATGCTGCAATATCTAGGTCTAAGATATGGTGCAGGATTGCTTATAGGTATTTTATGTTTCTTTCTGTTACCATTTGATGATATGTTTAAATATACGTTACTGCTAGGCTTTTTATTGCCAACATCTATGTCCGTTTTACCCTACTCAGTTGAATTTGAATATAATCAAAAGTTTGTTGGAACTTTATCAAATTTGACTATTATCATTAGCTTTATTTTACTTTGGTTGTTAGCGAATCTTTTTATTTGA